The proteins below come from a single Burkholderiales bacterium genomic window:
- a CDS encoding HNH endonuclease, with the protein MRKPGSKERIRQFLLAHIGQVVTSRQLRDAAGTGVSEWARRVRELREQEGWPIITHNDSADLKPGQYLLNEKPPEKPDVAFARGISAKLRAEVLDRNGYTCQMCGLTPGDIDPATGRKVRLHLGHIKDKSLGGKDELSNLRALCSTCNQGAKNITGEKPTGIWLLSQIRRAGQNEQRAVFKWLRKKFGE; encoded by the coding sequence ATGCGTAAGCCGGGTTCAAAAGAGCGAATCAGGCAATTCCTGCTCGCTCACATTGGCCAAGTGGTTACATCTAGACAGCTTCGCGACGCCGCTGGTACTGGCGTTAGCGAGTGGGCGCGGCGTGTGCGCGAACTACGGGAGCAAGAAGGTTGGCCGATCATCACGCATAACGACAGTGCGGACCTAAAACCGGGCCAATATCTCTTGAATGAAAAGCCGCCGGAGAAGCCTGACGTGGCGTTTGCACGAGGTATCTCGGCAAAGCTCCGGGCGGAAGTACTCGACCGCAACGGCTATACCTGCCAGATGTGCGGCCTCACGCCCGGCGATATTGACCCGGCGACCGGGCGCAAGGTTCGCCTTCATCTCGGCCACATCAAAGACAAAAGCCTTGGCGGCAAGGACGAACTCTCAAATCTCCGGGCACTATGTTCGACCTGTAACCAGGGCGCGAAGAACATCACGGGGGAGAAGCCGACTGGCATTTGGTTACTATCTCAAATCCGCCGCGCCGGGCAGAATGAACAGCGAGCCGTCTTTAAGTGGCTTCGTAAGAAGTTCGGCGAATGA
- a CDS encoding DUF3226 domain-containing protein: MAQPFQSHRLVLCEGIEDAAFLRELCNKRNLGSFDIRPVEDIGGIKGVTGFQSALCVAVQDREFKRVTRLILIADSDEPHQNTFAKICAQITRANQDTNVNGIFAVPQNPYELTGGHPRISILLFPAPNSKGALDTLLWSALKAIPAHGRVVDAAEQAVQHARISSGNSKWPQSKLDKALVRIAIALLNKDNPAVSISRLWRDNPNLIPVTHRVFDDLENVLSGI, translated from the coding sequence GTGGCCCAGCCTTTTCAATCCCATCGCTTAGTCCTCTGTGAAGGGATCGAGGACGCTGCATTCCTGAGAGAATTATGTAACAAGAGGAATTTAGGTAGCTTCGATATTCGACCAGTGGAAGATATTGGAGGGATCAAGGGAGTAACAGGTTTTCAATCTGCGCTTTGCGTTGCCGTCCAAGATAGGGAATTTAAGAGAGTCACACGTCTAATATTGATAGCGGATAGTGATGAGCCTCATCAAAATACCTTTGCAAAGATATGTGCTCAGATTACAAGGGCCAATCAAGACACCAACGTTAATGGAATATTTGCTGTCCCACAGAATCCATACGAACTCACTGGCGGCCATCCGAGAATAAGTATTTTATTGTTTCCAGCCCCAAATTCTAAAGGCGCACTAGACACACTACTGTGGAGCGCCTTAAAGGCGATTCCTGCCCACGGAAGAGTCGTTGATGCCGCAGAGCAAGCGGTTCAGCATGCTCGAATTTCCAGTGGCAACAGTAAATGGCCCCAATCTAAATTAGATAAAGCCCTAGTGCGCATTGCAATTGCTCTTCTTAACAAAGACAATCCTGCGGTCAGCATTTCAAGATTATGGCGGGATAATCCGAATTTAATACCAGTAACTCATCGCGTCTTTGATGATTTAGAAAATGTGCTTTCCGGGATTTGA
- a CDS encoding alpha/beta hydrolase produces MPLQLNRQLSKAADKGPRSGDAMPVADLEGIKTSYQVMGEGPPLLLLSPMGFGDSISHQWFNRVWKGFKPLDVLAHDFRVIAFDRRECGQSGGRVEPLSWPIIARHAKALLDYLEIENAFLLGACIGCSVALAFGAHFPERCRALLLHWPVGGLRWLNKGRFNFDRHIAFAREHGLSGVAERAKQSRLFWSEPEAGPWASVLASDAAFAESFVRQDLGRYLEVLAHSRDHLFNDAMFSGATGEQLMAMNVPAFIMPGDDALHSTSCALRIACVMPQAKLAPLMPLHQNAALIGHWIYESTAVRGAPAIAA; encoded by the coding sequence TTGCCGTTACAATTGAACCGACAACTCAGCAAAGCGGCCGATAAAGGCCCTCGATCGGGAGATGCAATGCCAGTTGCGGACCTCGAAGGAATTAAGACCAGCTATCAGGTGATGGGCGAAGGTCCGCCCCTGTTGCTGCTGTCCCCCATGGGGTTCGGCGACTCAATTTCGCACCAGTGGTTTAACCGCGTGTGGAAGGGGTTCAAGCCGCTGGATGTGTTGGCGCACGATTTTCGCGTCATCGCATTCGACCGGCGCGAATGCGGCCAGTCAGGCGGACGCGTCGAGCCGCTCTCCTGGCCGATTATTGCGCGCCACGCCAAGGCATTGCTTGACTATCTTGAGATCGAAAATGCGTTCCTGTTGGGCGCCTGTATCGGCTGCTCGGTCGCCCTGGCTTTCGGCGCGCATTTCCCCGAACGCTGCCGTGCGCTGTTACTGCACTGGCCGGTCGGCGGGCTCCGCTGGCTGAACAAGGGCCGCTTCAACTTCGACCGGCATATTGCGTTTGCACGTGAACACGGACTCTCGGGCGTGGCTGAGCGTGCCAAGCAGTCAAGATTGTTTTGGAGCGAACCGGAAGCCGGGCCGTGGGCGTCGGTACTTGCATCTGATGCAGCGTTCGCGGAGTCGTTCGTACGCCAGGACCTTGGTCGCTATCTCGAAGTTCTTGCGCATAGTCGCGACCACCTTTTCAATGACGCCATGTTTTCCGGCGCAACCGGCGAGCAATTGATGGCAATGAACGTGCCGGCGTTCATCATGCCGGGTGACGACGCCTTGCATTCAACGTCCTGCGCCCTACGCATTGCGTGTGTGATGCCGCAGGCGAAGCTCGCTCCGCTGATGCCGCTGCATCAAAACGCCGCGCTAATCGGGCATTGGATTTACGAATCCACCGCTGTACGCGGCGCTCCCGCTATTGCGGCCTAA
- a CDS encoding YeeE/YedE family protein, with the protein MQASAGLAGTVAWGGFALAFIFGAVGHKANFCTMGAVSDLVNMGDWGRMRMWLLAIAVAILGANALHLLGYVDLSKSIYQTPNFTWFAHILGGLLFGVGMTLGSGCGSKTLIRIGGGNLKSLVVFMFLGISAYMTLKGLFGVWRTVYIQPVAVNFLFQGIPGQDLPSLLSGVTGIGKQNLQLAVAAILAAAILAFVFSDRRFRSNLEYIFAGVVVGLVVVGGWYVTGHIGYAENPDTLEMTFFGTNSRAAESLSFVAPLGYSLELLMLWSDSSLHASFGVAAVIGVIAGSFAYAIVSKNFRVEGFRDARDTANHMLGGVLMGFGGVTCLGCTIGQGISGFSTLALGSIISFFAIVVGAALTMKYQYWKMLREA; encoded by the coding sequence ATGCAAGCAAGTGCTGGTCTGGCGGGTACCGTTGCGTGGGGCGGCTTTGCGCTGGCGTTCATCTTCGGCGCGGTGGGGCATAAAGCCAATTTCTGCACCATGGGCGCAGTATCGGATCTGGTCAACATGGGTGACTGGGGACGCATGCGCATGTGGCTGCTGGCGATTGCGGTGGCCATCCTTGGCGCCAACGCTCTGCACTTGCTGGGGTACGTGGATTTGTCCAAATCCATTTATCAAACGCCCAACTTCACTTGGTTTGCGCATATCCTCGGCGGCCTCTTGTTCGGCGTCGGCATGACGCTCGGTTCCGGCTGCGGCAGCAAAACCCTGATACGCATCGGCGGCGGCAACCTGAAATCGCTGGTGGTGTTCATGTTTTTGGGAATTTCCGCCTATATGACGCTGAAAGGGTTGTTTGGTGTGTGGCGAACCGTTTATATCCAGCCAGTGGCGGTTAACTTTCTCTTTCAAGGGATACCCGGACAGGACCTGCCTTCGCTGCTGTCGGGAGTGACCGGCATCGGTAAACAAAATTTGCAGCTTGCCGTGGCCGCAATTCTTGCCGCGGCGATTCTCGCTTTCGTTTTCAGCGACCGCCGTTTCCGCAGCAATCTGGAATACATCTTTGCCGGCGTGGTGGTGGGCCTGGTGGTGGTGGGCGGCTGGTATGTCACCGGCCACATCGGTTATGCCGAGAATCCCGATACGCTGGAGATGACTTTCTTCGGCACTAACAGTCGCGCCGCCGAATCGTTGAGTTTTGTTGCGCCGCTGGGCTACAGTCTTGAGCTTTTGATGTTGTGGAGCGACAGCTCCCTGCATGCAAGCTTTGGCGTTGCTGCGGTCATCGGAGTGATTGCCGGATCGTTCGCTTATGCCATTGTCAGCAAAAATTTCCGCGTGGAAGGCTTTCGCGATGCCAGGGACACCGCTAACCACATGCTGGGCGGAGTGCTCATGGGCTTTGGCGGCGTGACCTGCCTCGGCTGCACCATAGGGCAGGGCATTTCCGGTTTTTCCACTTTGGCACTGGGCTCGATCATCTCTTTCTTCGCCATCGTGGTGGGCGCTGCGCTAACTATGAAATACCAATATTGGAAAATGCTGCGGGAAGCTTGA
- a CDS encoding DNA cytosine methyltransferase has protein sequence MNFDKGALDRIPDTVLSYQPRPQKRKRRTTLPAAHKPRLLDLFCCAGGSGVGYSQVGFEVVGVDIKPQPNYPFPFIQADALALDPKFIALFDAVHASPPCQAYSDLAKRNGNADEWPRLIEPVRDMLIRSGLPYVIENVDGAPLLNAVVLCGTMFPKLRVLRHRLFEANFEIVPPPHKKHPKVHTFDRRKSHFGKTDEWKDFVQVTGGGNCTLAAAREAMGIDWMTKNEINESIPPAYTRFVGQQLLRHLSFAEQEPAKSHRNA, from the coding sequence ATGAATTTTGATAAGGGTGCGCTTGATCGCATCCCTGATACAGTTCTCAGTTATCAGCCTCGCCCGCAAAAACGAAAGAGAAGGACTACGCTGCCTGCGGCCCACAAGCCGAGGCTCCTTGACCTTTTCTGCTGCGCAGGCGGCTCCGGAGTAGGTTACAGTCAGGTTGGCTTTGAGGTTGTAGGCGTGGATATTAAGCCGCAGCCGAATTATCCGTTTCCATTCATTCAGGCGGATGCCCTCGCGCTCGATCCGAAATTCATTGCTTTATTCGACGCCGTCCACGCTTCGCCGCCGTGTCAAGCATATTCCGATCTCGCCAAGCGGAATGGCAACGCCGATGAGTGGCCACGCTTGATTGAGCCAGTTCGGGATATGCTGATCAGGTCCGGCCTCCCCTATGTCATAGAGAACGTGGACGGCGCTCCTTTGCTCAATGCCGTTGTTCTATGCGGGACGATGTTTCCTAAGTTGCGCGTGCTTCGTCATCGGTTATTTGAGGCAAATTTTGAGATAGTGCCGCCGCCTCACAAGAAGCATCCGAAGGTTCATACCTTTGATCGCCGCAAATCTCATTTCGGAAAAACCGATGAGTGGAAGGATTTTGTGCAGGTCACGGGCGGCGGCAATTGCACGCTCGCGGCGGCGCGCGAGGCTATGGGCATCGACTGGATGACCAAGAACGAAATCAACGAGTCAATTCCGCCCGCCTATACCCGGTTTGTCGGCCAGCAATTGCTGCGTCACCTGTCTTTTGCCGAACAAGAACCGGCGAAGTCGCACAGGAATGCGTAA
- a CDS encoding LysR family transcriptional regulator, which produces MELYQLRSFAAIAEVGQLTRAAEKLHISQPALSAQLKALENELGLTLFERTSSGMTLTAAGKQMLEEAEKILSAAQALHNEARALKGEVAGKASIGTLSDPEFIRLGEFMSAMVARYPLLELELHQKITGAALEHVRDGSLDASFYYGEITHPNVARLRLCEITYRVAAPADWHERVKDADWNEIAEQPWIIPPPISTHHQLVYALLNKHGVEPTKIVEADQEAVISSLVVSGVGLALMREDFALEKAAAGEVCLWKDVRIPTTLWFIYLQEREDDPVIRVLLDVLKDTWNLRA; this is translated from the coding sequence ATGGAGCTTTACCAGTTACGTAGCTTTGCCGCCATCGCCGAAGTCGGGCAGCTCACCCGGGCAGCGGAAAAGTTGCACATTAGTCAGCCCGCGTTGAGCGCGCAGCTCAAGGCGCTGGAGAACGAGCTCGGGCTCACGCTATTCGAGCGCACCTCGAGCGGCATGACACTGACGGCGGCCGGCAAGCAGATGTTGGAGGAGGCGGAGAAGATTCTTTCGGCCGCTCAAGCGCTGCACAACGAGGCGCGGGCGCTCAAGGGCGAGGTGGCGGGCAAGGCAAGCATTGGCACGCTGAGCGATCCGGAATTCATCCGGCTCGGCGAGTTCATGAGCGCCATGGTGGCCCGTTATCCCCTGCTCGAGCTGGAACTCCACCAGAAAATTACCGGCGCGGCATTGGAGCATGTGCGCGACGGCAGCCTCGATGCGAGTTTCTACTATGGCGAGATCACCCATCCGAACGTCGCCCGCTTGCGTCTGTGTGAAATCACTTATCGTGTCGCTGCACCGGCCGATTGGCACGAACGAGTCAAGGACGCCGACTGGAACGAGATCGCCGAGCAGCCGTGGATCATCCCTCCGCCGATCAGCACCCATCACCAGCTCGTATACGCGCTTCTAAATAAGCATGGCGTCGAGCCGACCAAGATTGTCGAGGCCGATCAGGAGGCTGTTATCAGCTCGCTTGTCGTGTCTGGCGTCGGCCTGGCGCTGATGCGCGAGGATTTCGCCTTGGAGAAGGCGGCTGCCGGTGAGGTGTGCCTGTGGAAAGATGTCCGGATCCCGACAACGCTGTGGTTCATCTACCTCCAAGAGCGCGAGGACGATCCGGTCATCCGCGTGCTCCTCGACGTGCTCAAAGACACCTGGAACCTGCGCGCGTGA
- a CDS encoding tyrosine-type recombinase/integrase, producing MLEVAPRKSARTYQDNLKEIARLRAVFGHMQPHEVTPPDIYAYMDARGAPVRANREKALLSHVFSYAIRWGVAKDNPCRHVKRNPEKPRERYPEDYEIAAFKTVAGEFLSSYIDLKYMTSMRKGDLLRLRLDSLTDEGISVTHAKTGKRVVYLWNPHLKALVEKIKGMRRPLRSMFLFCTRKGQPYKVSGFDSIWQRTMQKAFYKGLLKERFTEHDIRAKTLTDANTLGQDAQKLAGHKSRAMTDRYVKVRQIERVKPLSR from the coding sequence ATGTTGGAAGTTGCCCCGCGTAAATCGGCCAGAACCTACCAGGACAACCTTAAGGAAATTGCAAGGTTGCGGGCTGTATTCGGGCATATGCAACCACATGAGGTTACTCCACCGGATATTTATGCCTACATGGACGCTAGGGGTGCTCCGGTGAGGGCCAATAGGGAAAAGGCGCTGCTATCTCATGTTTTCAGCTATGCAATTCGATGGGGTGTCGCTAAGGATAATCCTTGCCGTCACGTTAAGCGAAATCCTGAAAAACCGCGGGAGCGTTATCCGGAGGATTACGAGATAGCAGCGTTTAAAACTGTGGCCGGTGAGTTCTTATCCAGCTATATCGATTTGAAATACATGACGAGTATGCGTAAGGGTGATTTGTTACGCCTTCGTCTTGATTCCTTAACGGATGAGGGTATCTCAGTTACCCATGCGAAAACCGGCAAACGGGTTGTTTATCTCTGGAATCCCCATTTAAAAGCCCTGGTGGAAAAGATCAAAGGCATGCGGCGTCCTCTGCGCAGTATGTTTTTGTTCTGCACCCGCAAAGGCCAGCCCTATAAGGTTTCCGGCTTTGACTCGATCTGGCAACGCACAATGCAGAAGGCGTTTTATAAGGGGCTACTTAAGGAACGTTTCACGGAACACGATATCCGCGCAAAAACTCTTACGGATGCGAACACTCTCGGTCAAGATGCTCAAAAGCTCGCCGGGCATAAGTCTCGGGCCATGACAGATAGGTATGTAAAGGTTCGGCAGATTGAACGCGTGAAACCCCTTAGTCGTTAA
- a CDS encoding very short patch repair endonuclease, with translation MTDKISKERRSANMRAVHSRDTGPEIRVRQIAHGLGYRFRLHRRELPGKPDLAFPGQRKAIFVHGCFWHQHKGCERGSMPQSNVGFWRPKLAHNAARDAKQLTAIKESGWRAMVIWECELKNERRLVSRLRRFLG, from the coding sequence ATGACGGACAAAATCTCGAAGGAACGGCGCAGTGCCAACATGCGCGCAGTCCACAGCCGGGACACGGGGCCGGAGATACGTGTGCGCCAAATCGCGCATGGATTAGGTTATCGCTTCCGGCTTCATCGACGCGAACTGCCAGGTAAACCGGACCTTGCTTTCCCCGGCCAGCGAAAGGCGATTTTCGTGCATGGTTGCTTCTGGCACCAGCACAAAGGATGCGAAAGGGGAAGCATGCCGCAGTCGAATGTCGGCTTTTGGCGTCCTAAACTGGCGCACAACGCGGCTAGAGATGCAAAGCAGCTTACAGCCATCAAGGAGAGTGGGTGGCGCGCGATGGTAATCTGGGAATGCGAGCTAAAGAACGAGCGGCGGTTAGTGTCCCGGCTCCGCCGCTTTCTGGGCTGA
- a CDS encoding AAA family ATPase yields the protein MLTTLPKRRRFLADNKMIESFEIENFRCFEKVSLSRLSRINIIVGNNASGKTALIEALRTAIAGIPLVFIMLNNFRGLHFLLPQPPEQRHFDSLWLHYFKEQEITQPIKLSIVNSEGEKASVRIFYDVRPATSATTTSTAAVSNVMSIAGAGSQIIFPIPAISPTVPITPIAFERTHFNGAKDTLYIFVNQQGQVIAMPGPELGPSTVFFPFISAYSEQETISRYSQAIEEKGGKKRVLDLLHRIYPIIEDIESITKIEIAPQKLYVSLPGHSKLQALTLVSSGIYKFFSIMLGIMSAKNGVVLIDEIENGIFHSCHQEIWRLILELSKENNCQIFATTHSNECLVALATASQDNPDDISLIRNEMSEGTANIKHLRGASTLTAIKKVEVR from the coding sequence ATGCTTACTACTCTACCAAAGCGGCGGCGTTTCCTTGCCGATAACAAAATGATTGAATCCTTTGAAATCGAAAATTTCCGGTGCTTCGAGAAGGTTTCCCTTTCTAGATTGTCCAGAATAAACATCATTGTTGGTAACAATGCTTCTGGCAAAACCGCTTTAATCGAAGCATTACGGACTGCTATCGCAGGTATTCCGCTCGTTTTCATAATGCTAAATAATTTTCGCGGATTGCATTTCTTGCTTCCGCAGCCCCCGGAACAACGGCATTTTGATTCGCTTTGGTTACATTACTTTAAAGAGCAAGAAATAACACAACCAATCAAGCTTTCCATTGTTAACAGCGAGGGGGAAAAAGCCTCTGTGAGGATATTTTATGACGTTAGGCCAGCTACCTCTGCTACAACAACATCCACCGCAGCGGTTTCTAACGTTATGTCAATCGCTGGCGCTGGCTCACAAATAATATTTCCTATACCAGCAATTTCTCCCACTGTCCCAATTACGCCGATTGCATTTGAACGAACTCATTTCAACGGGGCAAAAGACACGCTATATATTTTCGTCAATCAACAGGGTCAAGTAATTGCAATGCCTGGACCAGAACTCGGGCCATCGACAGTGTTTTTTCCATTTATTTCTGCCTATAGCGAACAGGAAACTATTAGCCGATATTCGCAAGCAATAGAGGAAAAAGGCGGCAAGAAACGTGTATTAGATTTACTTCATAGAATCTACCCAATTATAGAGGACATTGAGAGTATCACTAAGATTGAGATCGCGCCGCAGAAACTATATGTATCGCTTCCCGGACATTCTAAGTTGCAAGCTTTGACTCTTGTTTCGTCTGGAATTTACAAATTTTTCAGCATAATGCTCGGAATAATGTCAGCTAAAAACGGGGTGGTGTTAATAGACGAGATTGAAAATGGAATTTTTCATTCTTGTCATCAAGAAATATGGAGATTAATTCTAGAGCTTTCAAAGGAAAATAACTGCCAGATTTTCGCCACCACTCATAGCAATGAATGCCTAGTCGCCTTAGCAACTGCCAGCCAAGATAATCCTGATGACATATCACTCATTCGCAATGAAATGAGCGAAGGCACTGCGAATATTAAGCATCTCCGCGGCGCTTCGACTCTAACTGCAATAAAAAAAGTGGAAGTGAGATGA